From one Pecten maximus chromosome 8, xPecMax1.1, whole genome shotgun sequence genomic stretch:
- the LOC117332191 gene encoding uncharacterized protein LOC117332191 codes for MDFDFKTQECRGLGWRIGLKCTKCTYVSSVYSLYEGRKKPGRKGRDTVQMNCAVQVGLTQTRIGNSAMRLTLMSANIPAPSERGMQKSANKVCDQIEELNKTDMGGLRKRIREINIHLGNPPNKVDLMVDATYNNPIYSGGGKTPFQPASQVMFSTIEHNTKDQYVLDLVTKNKLCNIWPPCDSEHSSHCKGNLPLASSIGNEQAYCSESLENLKRDGLEVDKLVTDSDTGAFKAADKRYKCGTSCTKPQHYLDPIHLTRNFRKKHVKVCET; via the coding sequence ATGGACTTTGATTTTAAGACACAGGAGTGCCGGGGACTTGGGTGGCGAATAGGACTCAAATGCACAAAGTGTACATATGTGTCCAGTGTATACTCTCTATATGAAGGAAGGAAGAAACCAGGCAGGAAGGGGAGAGACACTGTGCAGATGAATTGTGCAGTGCAGGTTGGACTAACACAGACTAGAATTGGCAACTCGGCAATGCGACTAACTCTGATGAGTGCCAATATCCCTGCCCCCTCTGAGAGAGGAATGCAGAAGAGTGCTAATAAAGTATGTGACCAGATCGAGGAACTCAATAAGACTGACATGGGTGGACTTAGAAAGAGAATACGAGAGATCAACATACACCTAGGAAATCCACCAAACAAAGTGGACCTGATGGTCGATGCCACCTACAACAACCCAATATATTCCGGTGGAGGAAAGACTCCATTCCAGCCAGCATCACAGGTTATGTTCAGCACCATAGAACACAACACCAAGGACCAGTATGTGCTAGACCTTGTCACCAAGAACAAACTGTGCAATATATGGCCACCCTGTGACAGTGAACATAGCTCACACTGTAAAGGTAACTTACCTCTAGCCTCGTCGATTGGTAATGAACAAGCATACTGTTCTGAGAGTCTGGAGAATCTCAAAAGAGATGGCCTGGAAGTGGACAAGCTTGTTACTGACTCAGACACAGGTGCGTTCAAGGCTGCTGACAAGAGATACAAATGTGGTACATCATGTACAAAGCCACAACACTATCTGGACCCCATTCATCTCACAAggaattttagaaaaaaacatgtCAAAGTGTGTGAAACTTGA